AACTATACACAGTAAAATAGGCTATTTGTATCCCCTTATTTAAATTAATATGTAAGGTAAAAGGAATTCTATAAGATGAAGAAATGATCACATTCACAttacatgctttattttgtttaaaaaataattcttAAAATAGCAAAAAATCTGCATTTGGGACATTCTCTACATTACCTGAAACATGGAACCTGTTGAAATATTTGTTCATGTCAAAAGGGAAATATACAGAGCAGATACCCGTTTCTGCTGTAGGCAAAAACACCTATGACCCTCCTTGCCTCAACCATCCATCTCTTTCTTATATGTATAATTTTACTAACTAAGTAACAGTTtaccaattaaaaataaatgagtaCAGTGTCACAATAAGGattaattaaatattttattgcatGAAATTAAAAGATTAGCTATAGTTTTATGTTTAATAGGTGTGGTGGACTCTTCTGAAGGAGCCAATTTTTGGTTGACTGGCTCCCCAGTCATTGTATTTCCTGTACTCTCCAGGTCTCAGGTAAAACTGACGTCCTCTGTAGTTGGGTTCCTCATAGAACATCCAGTATCCATCTTGTACATCCACGGAGTTGATGTCATGGTAACGGAATCTCTCATAGACATTTGCACAGTCTTCGTTGAACTCCATCATCTGACCTTTGAAGTCTTCTCTTTCATAAATCTTGATTCTGAATAAACCCTGATgctgttataaaaataaaaaaaaacattttaaaataaatttacagTTCAAAAGTTTTTAGCACAAAGTACACTCTATTCCATTTGTGTGCTTTTAAAAAAGTCAAGTGGTTCAtaaaaagcttaaaggggttgtaaagtcagaaggttttttttatcttaatacattctatgcattaagataatgtGTGCAGCTGCCTCCCTAATACTTGCTGGAGCCCCATCTATGTCCAGCGAGGTCCATGAGTTTATTGgccgtctgggactctccctcctgattggttgagacatagcaatggcgccattggctcccacttttgtcaatcaaagtcaataaggggagagagggggcggggcccaaccacagctctgtgtctgaatggacacacagaactgCAGCTTTGGTgccccccataacaagctgcttgatgtgggggcacttaacaggaaggaggagccagaagaacagaagaggaacctgagaagaggaggatccaggccgctctgtgcaaaaccactgcaacagatcaggtaagtataacatgtttgttatttttatagaaagaaagagactttacaatcactttaaaaatagtaataataatacaaattattttaataaattgtttTCTGAATTATTaccttacattgtagaaaagttatTAAGCTGTCCCTCACATACGATAGCAGGTAAGGTGAATTTAGGTTGCTTACATTTTCTTCTAAAGCTTAATAGGGCCACTGTGGTATTTTGATTTGATTTGCATATGTCAGCTTACTATGTAAAATCTAGTACCTGGCTCAAGCCCCTTTCTACTGTATATGCCTTTTTTATAGGTTCAaaaacaacttaaaggggtttaaaggaaaaaatgtttttccctaaatagcttcctttaccttagtgcagtcctccttcacttacctcatgcttcagggcagcacagtggtgcagtgagtagcacttttgcctagcagcaaaaggttcgctggttcgaatcccaaccacgacaccatctgcctggagtttgcatgttccccctgtgtctgcgtgggtttcctccgggtactccggtttcctcccacactccaaagacatgctggtaggtaaattggatctcatccaaattggcccagtatatatgtatatatgtgtgtccctagcgtgtcatgatcctacggggtaaaaatgaccgcaccaaccAAGCAGATACTGTCTGGAAAAAgtgcccagaggcaattcagttcgcatgtgttgcgctatacaagtcattcattcattcattccattttgcttttatatgtccttatttcttctgagaaatgctc
The Rana temporaria chromosome 6, aRanTem1.1, whole genome shotgun sequence DNA segment above includes these coding regions:
- the LOC120943799 gene encoding gamma-crystallin-3-like; this translates as MGKIIFYEDRNFQGRSYECNSECPDLSSYFRRCNSIRVEGGNWILYEHPNYRGHQYFLHRGEYPDFQQWMGYNDSIRSCRLSPQHQGLFRIKIYEREDFKGQMMEFNEDCANVYERFRYHDINSVDVQDGYWMFYEEPNYRGRQFYLRPGEYRKYNDWGASQPKIGSFRRVHHTY